From a single Nostoc edaphicum CCNP1411 genomic region:
- a CDS encoding plastocyanin/azurin family copper-binding protein: MITYNHLYQIIVTSLAFTTTAWLQILQQKYVILTLFLGLNFIAVTPAMAANLSGDLLKQPATEITISLGNSANELKFEPNHLEFLAGKRYQLQLTNPSQLKHYFTAKDFADGIWTQKVQAGKVEIKGAIHELELKPGAEAEWVFVPLKSGTYGLRCSIPGHTEAGMTGEIAINN; this comes from the coding sequence ATGATAACTTACAACCATTTATACCAAATCATAGTTACATCTCTTGCTTTCACAACTACTGCTTGGCTGCAAATATTACAACAAAAATACGTGATATTAACGTTGTTCCTAGGACTAAATTTCATCGCTGTTACTCCAGCAATGGCGGCGAATTTGTCTGGCGATTTGCTCAAGCAACCAGCTACAGAAATTACAATTAGCTTGGGTAATTCGGCTAACGAACTCAAGTTTGAACCAAATCATTTGGAATTCCTGGCTGGCAAACGCTATCAACTACAACTTACCAATCCCAGCCAACTGAAGCACTATTTTACTGCTAAAGATTTTGCCGATGGCATCTGGACACAAAAAGTCCAAGCAGGCAAAGTAGAAATTAAAGGAGCCATTCACGAACTAGAACTTAAGCCTGGTGCTGAGGCCGAATGGGTATTTGTGCCTCTGAAATCTGGTACTTATGGCTTGCGTTGTTCAATACCGGGACATACAGAAGCAGGTATGACTGGAGAGATTGCCATCAATAATTAG
- a CDS encoding TIGR02652 family protein yields MMNPGFQYPMFGPEIQCPHCRQTIPALTLTDTYLCPRHGAFEADPKNGELIHLQSGRHWRRWNNEWYRQHTHPDGIRFEIHEALDKLYTQGYRATRVIIARRYQELMSGYLERSTPWRSGQPEATAARLYGLPVEFSPDETPEDPCWEVINFDLEKEPGVPVRYPYFRLFE; encoded by the coding sequence ATGATGAATCCAGGCTTTCAGTACCCGATGTTTGGGCCGGAAATACAGTGTCCCCATTGTCGCCAGACTATTCCGGCACTGACTTTGACAGATACCTATTTGTGTCCACGTCATGGCGCGTTTGAAGCTGATCCTAAAAATGGAGAGTTAATCCATTTGCAATCAGGGCGTCATTGGCGGAGGTGGAATAATGAATGGTATAGACAGCATACTCATCCCGATGGTATTCGCTTTGAAATTCACGAAGCATTAGACAAGCTGTATACCCAAGGCTATCGAGCAACAAGAGTGATTATTGCTCGACGCTATCAGGAATTAATGAGTGGCTACTTGGAACGCAGTACACCTTGGCGTTCTGGACAACCAGAAGCTACTGCTGCACGCTTGTACGGTTTACCCGTGGAGTTTAGCCCCGATGAAACCCCAGAAGATCCCTGTTGGGAAGTGATTAATTTTGACTTGGAAAAAGAGCCTGGCGTCCCTGTACGCTACCCTTATTTCAGGTTGTTTGAGTAA
- the map gene encoding type I methionyl aminopeptidase has protein sequence MNIFSNLLSQATQPAPAKKQRRGIEIKSPREIEIMRQSATIVATVLKEISELVKPGMTTADLDVYAEKRIREMGATPSFKGYHGFPGSICSSINNEAVHGIPSPKKVIRAGDVLKVDTGAYYQGFHGDSCISIAVGEVTQEAAKLIRVAEEALYKGIEQVKAGVYLLDLAGAIEDHVKANGFSIVEEFTGHGVGRNLHEEPSVFNYRTREMPNVKLRAGMTLAIEPILNAGSRHTRTLSDRWTAVTMDNSLSAQFEHTVLVTENGYEILTDRSKL, from the coding sequence ATGAACATTTTCAGTAACTTACTTTCTCAAGCTACTCAGCCTGCACCTGCGAAAAAACAACGCCGAGGAATTGAAATTAAATCGCCACGTGAAATTGAAATCATGCGGCAATCAGCGACAATTGTCGCAACTGTTTTAAAAGAAATTTCCGAGCTAGTAAAGCCGGGAATGACTACGGCTGATTTAGATGTTTATGCAGAAAAACGTATCCGCGAAATGGGTGCAACACCGAGTTTCAAAGGATATCACGGTTTTCCAGGTTCTATTTGCTCCAGCATTAACAATGAAGCTGTACACGGCATTCCTAGTCCCAAGAAAGTTATTCGTGCAGGGGATGTATTAAAAGTAGATACAGGAGCTTATTACCAAGGCTTTCATGGTGATTCTTGCATTTCAATTGCTGTCGGTGAAGTGACACAAGAAGCTGCTAAATTAATTCGCGTAGCAGAAGAAGCTTTATATAAAGGCATTGAACAAGTAAAGGCTGGTGTATACCTACTTGACTTAGCTGGCGCAATTGAAGACCATGTGAAAGCTAACGGCTTTAGTATAGTTGAAGAGTTCACTGGACACGGTGTCGGTCGTAACCTGCACGAAGAACCTTCAGTATTTAACTACCGTACCCGCGAGATGCCAAATGTTAAACTCCGTGCGGGGATGACACTGGCAATTGAGCCAATTTTAAATGCGGGTTCTAGACATACGCGCACATTATCTGACCGTTGGACAGCAGTCACTATGGATAATTCTTTGTCGGCTCAGTTTGAGCATACAGTATTAGTGACAGAGAATGGTTATGAGATTTTGACTGACCGTTCTAAATTGTAA
- a CDS encoding VOC family protein, with protein MHHASIRTANIHRAIAFYELLGFTISERFTTGYTLACWMEGLGGRIELIQIPEPKPAPDAFADEHYVGYYHLSFDLTEITPDLPSWLTNLQERAVIAAETQTGELEPLKVLLEPTQQQIGDCIYEVAFIADTDGLPLEFIRVLAKLP; from the coding sequence ATGCACCACGCCTCTATTCGGACTGCGAATATTCATCGAGCGATCGCTTTCTACGAACTTTTAGGGTTTACAATTTCGGAACGCTTTACTACCGGTTACACCCTGGCTTGCTGGATGGAAGGATTGGGCGGGAGAATTGAACTGATCCAAATTCCTGAGCCAAAACCAGCCCCAGATGCCTTTGCTGATGAGCATTATGTCGGGTATTATCATCTCTCGTTCGATTTAACTGAGATTACACCAGATTTACCTAGCTGGTTGACAAATTTACAAGAACGTGCAGTAATCGCTGCTGAGACTCAAACCGGAGAATTAGAACCGTTGAAGGTACTTTTAGAACCGACACAACAGCAAATAGGCGATTGCATTTACGAAGTAGCTTTCATCGCCGATACTGATGGTTTACCTCTGGAATTCATTCGAGTTTTAGCAAAACTGCCATAA
- a CDS encoding photosystem II protein Y gives MDIDYRIAIVLAPVAIAASWAVFNIGAAALRQIQGFLDREA, from the coding sequence ATGGATATCGATTACCGGATAGCGATCGTTTTAGCACCAGTTGCGATCGCAGCTAGCTGGGCAGTGTTTAATATTGGCGCTGCGGCTTTAAGACAAATTCAAGGCTTTTTGGATAGAGAAGCTTAA
- a CDS encoding gamma carbonic anhydrase family protein: MSTASYWTSPDFSQAAFIAANAVVMGLVNIAPGVSIWYGAVVRGDVELIEIGECTNIQDGAILHGDPGSPTILEDHVTVGHRAVIHSAYIERGSLIGIGAVVLNGVRVGTGSIIGAGAVVTKNVPPLSLVVGIPGKVLRQITDIEAAELIEHAKRYQKLALVHAGKGTDIGFSKA; this comes from the coding sequence GTGTCTACCGCTTCTTACTGGACATCTCCCGATTTTTCTCAAGCTGCCTTCATCGCAGCCAATGCTGTTGTAATGGGTTTGGTAAATATAGCACCAGGAGTGAGCATTTGGTATGGAGCAGTGGTTAGGGGAGATGTAGAACTGATTGAAATTGGCGAATGCACAAATATTCAGGATGGTGCAATTTTACATGGCGATCCTGGTTCTCCCACAATTTTAGAAGATCATGTTACCGTAGGGCATCGCGCTGTGATACATTCCGCTTACATTGAGCGTGGAAGTTTGATTGGCATTGGCGCAGTGGTTTTAAACGGGGTACGAGTAGGTACTGGTAGTATTATTGGCGCTGGCGCAGTGGTAACAAAAAATGTACCGCCACTGTCCCTAGTGGTGGGTATTCCTGGCAAAGTGTTACGCCAAATAACAGATATTGAAGCCGCAGAACTGATTGAACACGCTAAACGTTACCAAAAGTTAGCTTTAGTTCATGCTGGTAAGGGTACTGATATTGGTTTTAGCAAGGCTTAG
- a CDS encoding M16 family metallopeptidase yields the protein MPSTLTENVRKTVLENGLTVLTKEVHTAPVVTVQVWYKVGSRNEEPGVNGIAHQLEHMMFKGTKNRPIQFGRLFSALGSDSNAFTSYDQTAYYGTVERNKLKALLVLEADRMQNSQIEPEQLASEKRVVISELQGYENSPEYRLNRAVMQAVFPNHAYGLPVGGTKADVEKFEVEQVQKYYRNFYTPDNAVLVIVGDFQTANTLETIKEVFGKLPRRQEVGGRGQGAGGREQEAGVISRSLSTQHSTLSTQHSALSTPIVLREPGAGRLLQVVYPLPDANQPDVPALDVMDYILTEGRNSRLYQALVESGLASEVTASVTSLRESGWYEVLVTVGAKQDLKKIDSVLSRAIANVAEKGVTSEEVERAKTQLTADVILSNRDITSQAMRLGTDETTVGDYRYTDRYLAAVRLVKPTDVVAVINKYLTKEARTVGFFEPTQKLITEVGDKPDSAQTTENFSPGAPVLPSEVGKYLPPVDLATDAIAQVLPQEFKFTNGLRILLLPDHSTPTVTLSGHIQAGTEFDPDEQAGLAAFVAENLLSGTDSKDVFTIAKILAERGASLDFEAYREGVRIEGDSLAEDLPILLEILADVVKNSSFPAKELELHRQQTLTDLQQELDEPSEVARRIFVQSIYPKKHPLHTFPTEESLQQIQRQDVIDFKAKHYRPDTTVLALVGDFDLDKVRSLIKNEFGNWEVSGQAATLKYPPVAMPEKIVSVNPVLPGKAQAVTYMGYTGINRYDPRFHSALVLNQILGGDTLSSRLGAEVRDRQGLSYGIYSYFQAGKNSGTFLIEMQTSPEDSTKAIASTRQMLQQIHQQGVTALEVETAKRTLISNYNVSLANPEELTDRILINEVYGLEKGELHSFTDKIHKVTLEQVNQAARELLHPDKIVVVTAGPSVLAEKSIR from the coding sequence ATGCCCTCAACACTGACAGAAAATGTCCGTAAGACAGTGCTGGAAAATGGTCTAACTGTCCTGACAAAAGAAGTGCATACTGCGCCAGTGGTGACGGTGCAGGTGTGGTACAAGGTTGGCTCACGTAATGAAGAACCGGGCGTGAATGGCATTGCCCACCAGTTGGAACACATGATGTTTAAAGGCACGAAAAATCGTCCGATTCAATTTGGACGTTTGTTTAGTGCTTTGGGTAGTGATTCCAATGCTTTTACCAGCTATGACCAAACTGCATATTACGGTACTGTGGAACGAAACAAGCTAAAAGCGCTCTTAGTGCTGGAAGCGGACAGGATGCAAAATTCCCAGATTGAGCCAGAACAACTGGCGAGTGAGAAGCGGGTAGTAATTTCCGAGTTGCAGGGTTACGAAAATAGCCCAGAATATCGCCTCAACCGCGCCGTCATGCAGGCGGTGTTTCCCAATCATGCTTACGGGTTGCCTGTAGGTGGTACCAAAGCTGATGTCGAAAAATTTGAAGTTGAGCAGGTACAAAAATATTACCGCAACTTTTACACTCCCGATAATGCCGTCTTAGTAATTGTTGGAGATTTTCAAACTGCAAACACCCTCGAAACAATTAAAGAGGTGTTTGGAAAACTACCGAGGAGGCAGGAGGTAGGGGGCAGGGGGCAGGGAGCAGGGGGCAGGGAGCAGGAGGCAGGAGTTATTTCTCGATCACTCAGCACTCAGCACTCAACACTCAGCACTCAGCACTCAGCACTCAGCACTCCCATAGTATTGCGAGAACCTGGAGCAGGAAGACTTTTACAAGTTGTGTATCCGCTACCGGATGCAAATCAACCAGATGTACCTGCGCTGGATGTGATGGATTACATCTTGACAGAGGGGCGGAATTCTAGACTTTATCAGGCATTAGTGGAATCAGGTTTAGCTAGTGAAGTTACAGCATCCGTTACGAGTTTGCGAGAATCTGGCTGGTATGAGGTGTTGGTAACGGTTGGAGCTAAACAAGATTTGAAAAAAATTGACTCAGTATTGAGTCGTGCGATCGCTAATGTAGCAGAAAAAGGTGTGACATCTGAGGAAGTAGAACGAGCCAAAACCCAGTTAACAGCAGATGTAATTTTGAGTAACCGTGATATCACCTCTCAAGCAATGCGATTGGGCACTGATGAGACAACTGTTGGTGATTATCGCTACACAGACCGCTATTTAGCAGCTGTTCGTCTGGTGAAGCCAACGGATGTTGTCGCTGTGATTAACAAATACCTAACAAAAGAAGCACGGACAGTAGGTTTTTTTGAACCAACCCAAAAGTTAATAACAGAAGTTGGTGACAAACCAGACTCAGCCCAAACTACAGAAAATTTCTCTCCTGGCGCACCTGTGCTTCCTTCTGAGGTGGGGAAATATTTACCGCCTGTGGATTTGGCTACAGATGCAATCGCTCAAGTCTTACCACAGGAATTTAAATTTACTAACGGATTGCGGATATTACTGTTACCAGATCATAGTACTCCCACCGTTACTCTGAGCGGTCATATTCAAGCCGGGACGGAATTCGATCCAGATGAGCAAGCTGGACTAGCTGCTTTTGTAGCAGAGAATTTGCTAAGTGGCACTGACAGCAAAGATGTATTCACTATTGCCAAAATCTTGGCAGAACGAGGGGCGAGTTTAGACTTTGAAGCTTACCGCGAAGGTGTGCGGATTGAGGGTGATAGTTTAGCCGAGGATTTGCCAATACTCCTGGAGATATTGGCTGATGTTGTTAAAAATAGTAGCTTTCCAGCAAAAGAATTGGAATTGCACCGTCAACAAACTTTAACTGATCTGCAACAGGAATTAGATGAGCCATCAGAAGTAGCTAGAAGAATATTTGTCCAGTCAATTTATCCGAAAAAACATCCCTTACACACCTTTCCCACAGAGGAGAGTTTACAGCAGATTCAGCGCCAGGATGTGATTGATTTCAAAGCTAAACATTATCGTCCAGACACGACAGTGCTAGCGCTGGTGGGAGATTTTGATCTAGACAAAGTGCGATCGCTCATTAAAAATGAATTTGGTAACTGGGAAGTTAGCGGCCAAGCAGCAACATTAAAATATCCCCCAGTGGCAATGCCGGAGAAAATAGTGAGTGTCAACCCAGTTTTACCAGGTAAAGCCCAAGCTGTTACATATATGGGTTATACGGGTATTAACCGTTATGATCCTCGGTTTCACTCAGCCTTAGTATTGAACCAAATTTTGGGAGGCGATACCTTATCTAGTAGACTGGGTGCAGAAGTGCGCGATCGCCAAGGTTTGAGCTATGGAATTTATAGCTACTTCCAAGCTGGGAAGAATTCAGGGACATTTTTGATTGAGATGCAGACTAGTCCAGAAGATAGCACCAAAGCGATCGCTAGTACCCGCCAAATGCTACAGCAAATCCATCAACAAGGTGTCACCGCACTCGAAGTAGAAACAGCTAAACGCACCCTCATCAGCAACTACAACGTTTCCCTGGCAAACCCTGAAGAATTAACAGATAGAATTCTGATCAATGAAGTCTATGGACTAGAGAAAGGAGAATTACACTCCTTCACTGATAAAATCCACAAAGTCACCCTTGAGCAAGTTAATCAAGCGGCTCGTGAGTTACTTCACCCAGATAAAATCGTGGTAGTTACTGCTGGCCCATCTGTGTTAGCAGAGAAAAGCATTAGGTAG